In one window of Streptomyces sp. NBC_01224 DNA:
- a CDS encoding RDD family protein codes for MDNRQAIGSWLSGPRAAAEEMGADFGHRGKRLGLPEHGPGSVAPLGRRFGALFIDWVLCMVIAYGLFARGDQQTAGNWALGVFLVLSVLTVGTIGCTPGKRLLGIRVVAESGGRLTFGRVIVRSLLLCLAIPALVWDRDGRGLHDRLARAVQVRI; via the coding sequence GTGGACAATAGGCAAGCAATCGGATCGTGGCTCTCCGGGCCGCGCGCGGCCGCCGAGGAGATGGGGGCCGACTTCGGCCACCGGGGCAAGCGGCTCGGTCTGCCCGAGCACGGGCCGGGATCCGTGGCGCCGCTCGGCCGGCGCTTCGGTGCGCTCTTCATCGACTGGGTTCTGTGCATGGTGATCGCATACGGGCTGTTCGCTCGCGGTGACCAGCAGACGGCCGGGAACTGGGCGCTCGGCGTCTTTCTCGTGCTGAGTGTGCTCACCGTCGGGACCATCGGCTGCACGCCCGGCAAGCGGCTCCTGGGCATCAGGGTCGTCGCCGAGAGCGGCGGTCGGCTCACTTTCGGGCGGGTGATCGTCCGGAGTTTGCTGCTGTGCCTGGCGATTCCGGCCCTGGTCTGGGACCGCGACGGCCGCGGCCTGCACGACCGGCTGGCCCGCGCTGTTCAGGTGCGTATCTGA